Genomic window (Aquimarina sp. BL5):
TGCCAATCCACTATCTTCTCTGTAAATAGGGCAGCCAATAATTTTTACTGACATTTTTTCAATCTCAACTAGTTTTTTGACAATTTGAAGTTGTTGAAAATCTTTTTCACCAAAATAAGCCTTGGTTGGGGATACAATAGTAAATAGATGTTTAAGAACTGTTCCAACTCCATCAAAATGACCTGGGCGAAATCTACCTTCCATTTCGTGTTCTAATCCATTAAAATCATACTTAAGAGAATTGTTTTTTGATCCATATATTTCTTCCGGTTTCGGTGCAAAAACAATAATTGCTTTAGATAAATTAGAAAGAAGTACTACATCCGAATCAAGAGTACGTGGATAATTAACTAAATCTTCAGAGTTATTAAATTGAGTTGGATTGACAAAAATACTGACAATGACAACTTGATTTTGATCGATTGCTTTTTGTACCAAAGCTAGATGGCCATGATGTAAAGCTCCCATTGTAGGAACAAAACCAATGCTTTTATTTTGTTTATGTAAGTCTGCAACATCTCGTTCAATGTCCAGTCTTTTCTCGTATACCCGCATTTATCTAAAAGTTAAAGGCGTGCAAAAATAAGATATTACTGGCAGACTACATAAATTTTCGTAATTTTGCAAAAATTTATTCCTAAGGAGACGAGAAAAGTAGATCATATGAAAGATAAGAGGATATTGTACGTATCATCAGAAGTAATACCTTACCTACCAGAGACAGAGATTTCATCGATGTCTTTCGAAGCACCAAGAATGGTAA
Coding sequences:
- the panC gene encoding pantoate--beta-alanine ligase, which encodes MRVYEKRLDIERDVADLHKQNKSIGFVPTMGALHHGHLALVQKAIDQNQVVIVSIFVNPTQFNNSEDLVNYPRTLDSDVVLLSNLSKAIIVFAPKPEEIYGSKNNSLKYDFNGLEHEMEGRFRPGHFDGVGTVLKHLFTIVSPTKAYFGEKDFQQLQIVKKLVEIEKMSVKIIGCPIYREDSGLALSSRNKRLNKKQLQESPLIYKTLKQVKNDFGTKSVIDLIDWVSEQFKSNETLELEYFEIAKVSNLKSIKRKRKNTKYRAFIAVFAGEVRLIDNIALN